The Roseovarius sp. EL26 genome has a window encoding:
- a CDS encoding cyclopropane-fatty-acyl-phospholipid synthase family protein has protein sequence MLLTDKALKTKFLSTCEHLRDGQLTVRTPEGERYKFGTAGEEQELTIKDWSAVSALAAHGQVGLGEAYVQDLWDTPSVEGFVSMAMKNRHHLTNYDKASAFNLAKFRLIDTVLRANSRKGAGKNIRSHYDVGNEFYQLWLDEGMTYSSGLYVEGDNDLYRAQKRKNDRVLSRLTDGQDLLEIGCGWGGFAERAADQGRNVTGITISHNQHSYAECRLDGRANIVRQDYRDVEGRYDNIVSIEMIEAVGERYWPSYFAALKRNLAEGGRVVLQVITVPDSFFETYRTTSDFIRQYVFPGGMLLSDSVIADQAQMAGLKVTDSFAFGQDYAKTCRTWADTLKSQKGRITEMGYSDTFFRNWVYYLESCTAAFAINHTNVVQVELEHA, from the coding sequence TTGCTACTCACAGACAAAGCCCTGAAAACGAAATTCCTGTCAACTTGCGAGCACCTGCGTGACGGGCAATTGACTGTCCGAACCCCTGAAGGAGAGCGTTATAAATTTGGGACTGCCGGAGAAGAACAGGAACTGACCATCAAAGATTGGTCGGCGGTATCCGCTTTGGCGGCGCATGGGCAAGTTGGGCTTGGCGAGGCCTACGTTCAAGATCTATGGGACACACCTTCGGTGGAAGGTTTCGTGTCCATGGCGATGAAAAACCGCCATCACCTTACTAATTACGACAAGGCCAGCGCATTCAATTTGGCCAAGTTCAGACTGATAGACACCGTATTGCGTGCCAATTCCCGCAAGGGTGCGGGCAAGAACATCCGCTCTCATTACGACGTTGGAAATGAATTTTATCAACTCTGGTTGGATGAAGGCATGACCTATTCTTCGGGACTGTACGTGGAAGGTGATAACGATCTTTACCGTGCTCAAAAGCGAAAAAATGACCGCGTGCTTTCACGTTTGACGGATGGACAAGATCTGCTTGAGATTGGCTGCGGTTGGGGTGGTTTTGCAGAACGCGCCGCTGATCAGGGCCGCAATGTAACCGGTATCACTATATCGCATAATCAGCACAGCTATGCAGAATGCCGCCTCGATGGACGTGCAAATATCGTGCGCCAAGATTACCGGGATGTCGAAGGCCGTTACGACAACATCGTTTCAATCGAAATGATCGAAGCCGTCGGGGAACGTTACTGGCCCAGTTATTTCGCCGCCCTCAAACGTAACCTAGCAGAAGGCGGTCGTGTGGTTCTTCAGGTCATCACTGTTCCGGACAGTTTCTTTGAAACGTATCGAACAACTTCTGATTTTATTCGCCAATATGTGTTTCCGGGGGGCATGCTGCTGTCTGATAGCGTAATAGCCGATCAAGCCCAGATGGCTGGATTGAAAGTAACCGACTCATTCGCCTTTGGTCAGGATTACGCCAAGACTTGTAGAACATGGGCTGATACCCTGAAATCGCAAAAAGGCCGTATAACTGAAATGGGTTACAGCGATACGTTCTTTCGCAATTGGGTGTATTATCTGGAAAGCTGTACTGCCGCCTTTGCCATCAATCACACCAACGTTGTTCAGGTCGAGCTGGAACATGCTTAG
- a CDS encoding ChrR family anti-sigma-E factor, translating to MTNITHHIPDHILAAYAAGNLPHAFAIVVASHVSLCDECRVALEAHQVVGGAIMEGAGSVAVSSTLKDSLFAQLDAPFTPKPVFERKGVYPGPVVEAMKGKEPRWKKLGMGVRQDILAANDQGSVRLLYIPPGQAVPDHGHNGLELTLVLQGSFSDQTGRFGTGDVEVATEDLDHTPIANEGAPCICLAATDAPLRFNAWVPRLLQPIFRI from the coding sequence ATGACCAACATTACCCATCATATCCCCGACCATATATTGGCCGCTTATGCGGCGGGCAACCTTCCACATGCGTTCGCAATCGTTGTCGCCAGCCATGTGTCACTTTGTGATGAATGCCGGGTAGCATTGGAGGCGCATCAGGTTGTGGGCGGTGCCATAATGGAAGGTGCCGGCAGCGTTGCCGTATCTAGCACACTGAAAGATAGCCTGTTTGCGCAGCTTGATGCGCCTTTTACGCCGAAACCGGTTTTTGAGCGCAAAGGTGTTTACCCTGGCCCTGTCGTGGAGGCCATGAAGGGAAAGGAACCTCGCTGGAAAAAGCTGGGCATGGGCGTGCGTCAGGATATTCTGGCAGCGAATGATCAGGGCTCCGTGCGGCTTTTGTACATTCCACCGGGGCAAGCTGTCCCAGATCATGGCCATAATGGCCTGGAGCTGACTTTGGTTTTACAAGGAAGCTTTAGCGATCAGACGGGACGGTTCGGCACGGGTGATGTTGAAGTGGCCACTGAAGATCTTGATCACACTCCAATAGCGAATGAAGGCGCACCATGTATTTGTCTCGCGGCAACAGATGCCCCTCTACGATTCAATGCGTGGGTACCAAGATTATTGCAACCTATATTCCGGATATGA
- a CDS encoding SDR family oxidoreductase, whose amino-acid sequence MSKFAGKTYWLVGASEGLGRALAKELSDAGAYLVLSARNAERLDELSSALQNTRALPLDVTDHEAVRAAAGTVGEIDGVIYNAGAYEPMSTAHWDTQAAIKMCSVNYTGALHVLGECLPRFLARGKGDITLIGSLAGYRGLPAAIGYGPSKAALISLAETMRHDLKGTGIIVRIVNPGFIKTRLTNKNGFHMPMLMTPERAARHVLRTMKLRRFRTDFPAPFSWFIRLLNYLPDYIIYRGK is encoded by the coding sequence GTGAGCAAGTTCGCAGGAAAAACCTATTGGCTTGTGGGTGCAAGCGAAGGACTGGGGCGCGCGTTGGCAAAAGAGCTGAGCGATGCTGGCGCATATTTGGTTTTATCAGCGCGGAATGCAGAACGATTGGACGAGCTGTCATCAGCGTTACAAAACACACGCGCTTTACCCCTGGATGTCACTGACCACGAAGCCGTGCGCGCAGCAGCAGGCACAGTAGGCGAAATTGACGGCGTGATATATAATGCTGGTGCCTATGAGCCAATGTCGACAGCACACTGGGACACGCAGGCAGCCATAAAAATGTGCAGCGTCAATTATACCGGGGCGTTGCACGTTCTTGGTGAATGTTTACCGCGTTTCTTGGCACGTGGCAAAGGCGATATCACTTTGATCGGTTCGCTTGCTGGCTATCGCGGCTTGCCAGCTGCAATTGGATACGGCCCTTCAAAGGCAGCACTGATCAGCTTGGCCGAAACTATGCGCCATGATCTCAAAGGGACAGGTATTATCGTAAGGATTGTTAATCCGGGCTTCATCAAAACGCGTTTAACGAACAAAAATGGCTTTCATATGCCAATGCTCATGACACCGGAACGAGCCGCACGACATGTGCTGCGTACTATGAAGTTAAGAAGATTTCGCACTGATTTTCCGGCGCCATTTTCATGGTTCATACGGCTGCTGAACTACTTGCCCGATTACATCATTTATCGTGGTAAGTGA
- a CDS encoding sigma-70 family RNA polymerase sigma factor yields MFTLELDISSTKQALPVALKRKQKRVSEHKTEISQQTRWMLAVRDRRDKQAFSELFDFYAPRLKAFVNRSGVSSQQAEEVVQEVMLTIWRKAYMFDPHRAQVSAWIYQIARNRQIDMMRKENRPVPEELSVEYNDEPDVGQVVALEQETGKLKQALEHLNEEQKLMIEKAYLGELTHQEISAQTGLPMGTVKSRIRLGLERLRHELKGLR; encoded by the coding sequence ATGTTTACACTCGAACTAGATATTTCCTCAACCAAACAGGCATTGCCTGTAGCGCTCAAGCGAAAGCAAAAACGCGTGTCTGAACATAAAACAGAAATTTCTCAGCAGACACGATGGATGCTGGCGGTTCGGGATCGCCGAGATAAGCAGGCGTTTTCAGAGCTATTTGATTTTTACGCTCCCCGGCTCAAGGCGTTTGTAAACCGTTCTGGCGTGTCTTCGCAACAAGCCGAGGAAGTCGTGCAAGAAGTGATGCTCACCATCTGGCGGAAAGCTTACATGTTTGATCCTCATCGCGCCCAGGTATCTGCATGGATCTATCAGATCGCTCGCAATCGTCAGATTGATATGATGCGCAAGGAAAACAGGCCCGTTCCTGAAGAATTATCAGTTGAATACAACGATGAACCAGATGTTGGTCAGGTCGTTGCTTTGGAACAGGAAACAGGAAAACTCAAGCAGGCACTTGAGCACTTGAACGAAGAGCAAAAACTTATGATTGAAAAAGCCTATCTTGGAGAGCTGACACATCAAGAAATCAGCGCCCAAACTGGGTTGCCAATGGGGACAGTAAAATCGCGCATCCGGCTGGGTCTGGAACGCTTGAGACATGAATTAAAGGGGCTTCGGTAA
- a CDS encoding DUF1365 domain-containing protein gives MIDHIQGQTYHARRGSLKNAFRYGVDFVICDLENSTSPGLFSRNKFNLWSLWDHKHGGPRGKGTGVEWFKGVLREHDFPVEGATLILLTQPSFLWFHFNPVSFWIALRGSQPCAIVAEVNNTFGHRHCYFCSHDDFSPILKNHTLSASKLMHVSPFQKVSGQYSFNFDITDTAIDIRILFEDEAQGVLATLSGLRRPATNATLLWSALRRPFGAARVVALIYWQALILWLKRAPFTPKPAPPEPLLSDSDDFKGTKA, from the coding sequence ATGATTGATCATATTCAGGGCCAAACTTATCATGCGCGTCGCGGATCGTTGAAAAACGCGTTCCGCTATGGCGTGGATTTTGTGATTTGTGATTTAGAGAACTCGACATCACCCGGGCTATTTTCGCGTAACAAATTCAACTTATGGTCGCTGTGGGATCACAAGCACGGCGGGCCACGCGGCAAAGGTACAGGTGTGGAGTGGTTCAAAGGCGTGTTGAGAGAACACGACTTCCCTGTTGAAGGGGCCACGCTCATTTTGCTGACACAGCCCAGTTTCTTATGGTTCCACTTTAACCCGGTCAGTTTCTGGATCGCCCTACGCGGCAGTCAGCCATGTGCGATTGTGGCTGAAGTCAATAACACGTTTGGGCATCGGCATTGCTACTTTTGTTCGCATGATGATTTCAGCCCAATACTGAAAAACCATACTTTGAGTGCCTCAAAACTGATGCATGTTTCGCCATTTCAAAAGGTATCGGGACAATATTCCTTTAATTTTGACATCACAGACACCGCTATCGACATTCGAATCTTGTTTGAAGATGAGGCTCAGGGCGTGCTTGCCACTCTCAGTGGGTTAAGACGGCCTGCAACCAATGCAACACTGCTTTGGTCGGCACTGCGCCGCCCATTCGGCGCAGCACGGGTTGTGGCGCTGATCTACTGGCAGGCCTTAATACTTTGGCTTAAGCGTGCGCCCTTCACTCCAAAACCAGCACCACCAGAGCCATTGCTATCGGACAGCGACGATTTCAAAGGGACCAAGGCGTGA
- the ccoS gene encoding cbb3-type cytochrome oxidase assembly protein CcoS, protein MNILVYLIPISLVLGGVGLLAFVYTVRSDQYDDPKGNANRILNDDWDDQPKP, encoded by the coding sequence ATGAATATCCTTGTGTATCTCATTCCGATTTCACTGGTTCTAGGCGGGGTAGGCCTGCTGGCGTTTGTCTACACCGTGCGCTCAGATCAATATGATGACCCCAAAGGTAACGCCAATCGTATCTTGAATGACGATTGGGATGATCAGCCGAAACCATAA
- a CDS encoding NAD(P)/FAD-dependent oxidoreductase, translating to MFDQSPLPRKKIAIVGGGISGLSAAYYLAPHHDITIYESAARLGGHARTVMAGKHGDQPVDTGFIVFNYVTYPYLTRLFRKLEVPVIKSEMSFGASIDNGRLEYGLNSLRAIIAQRRNFLRPKYYRMILDIIRFGRHAEGAAKDDSKSIGELVEELKLSKWFTEYYLMPMCGAIWSTPTSEIDQFPARSLVRFFRNHALLAGSNQHQWWTVKGGSVEYVRRLETALLSRGCDIKTGISVGKVHRGKDGVSVWAGQNEVQKFDDVIFACHSDQVLSILGAGATPAEVTALSSIRYQMNKAVLHCDDTQMPKRRDCWSSWSYRSQEGAIGVTYWMNKLQNIPMNDPLFVTLNPSTEIPADKIYDQVDYAHPVFDQAALQAQKQIQNMQGENNTWFAGAWNRHGFHEDGIASAMRIVRLLNDKKQAKGLEIATHRQSPENEIPVNLRAPA from the coding sequence ATGTTCGATCAATCGCCGCTGCCCCGAAAGAAAATCGCGATTGTTGGTGGTGGAATTTCAGGCTTGTCTGCTGCTTATTATCTGGCCCCGCATCACGATATTACGATTTATGAATCTGCTGCCCGATTGGGTGGGCACGCGCGGACGGTTATGGCTGGAAAACATGGGGATCAACCTGTCGATACGGGGTTCATAGTGTTCAACTATGTGACGTATCCCTATTTGACCCGGCTATTTCGTAAGCTTGAAGTGCCTGTGATCAAAAGTGAAATGAGTTTCGGCGCGAGCATTGACAATGGGCGTTTAGAGTATGGTCTCAATAGCTTGCGCGCCATCATCGCGCAGCGCCGAAATTTTCTGAGGCCAAAGTATTATCGCATGATCTTGGACATCATTCGATTTGGTCGCCATGCTGAGGGCGCGGCCAAAGATGACAGTAAATCGATTGGTGAACTGGTCGAAGAGCTCAAATTAAGTAAATGGTTCACAGAATACTATCTGATGCCAATGTGTGGTGCGATCTGGTCCACGCCAACATCTGAAATTGATCAATTTCCAGCCCGCTCTTTGGTCAGATTTTTCCGAAATCACGCATTGCTTGCCGGCAGCAATCAGCATCAGTGGTGGACAGTCAAAGGCGGCAGTGTTGAATACGTGCGCCGACTAGAGACCGCACTGCTTTCAAGAGGCTGCGACATCAAAACAGGCATTTCTGTTGGTAAGGTCCACCGAGGTAAGGATGGCGTGTCTGTTTGGGCGGGTCAGAATGAAGTTCAGAAATTTGATGACGTAATTTTTGCCTGCCATTCGGACCAAGTGCTTTCGATTCTGGGGGCTGGCGCTACGCCAGCAGAAGTCACAGCATTGAGCAGCATCCGGTATCAGATGAACAAGGCTGTTTTGCACTGTGATGATACCCAGATGCCAAAACGGCGCGATTGTTGGTCAAGTTGGAGCTATCGATCGCAAGAGGGAGCGATTGGCGTCACCTATTGGATGAACAAATTACAAAACATTCCGATGAATGATCCCTTGTTTGTAACGCTGAATCCCTCAACGGAAATCCCGGCAGACAAGATATACGATCAAGTTGATTATGCGCATCCGGTATTTGATCAGGCCGCTTTGCAAGCACAAAAACAGATTCAAAACATGCAAGGCGAGAACAATACTTGGTTTGCCGGTGCATGGAACCGGCATGGTTTCCACGAAGACGGAATCGCAAGCGCGATGCGTATTGTTCGACTGCTCAATGACAAGAAACAAGCGAAAGGCCTCGAAATTGCTACTCACAGACAAAGCCCTGAAAACGAAATTCCTGTCAACTTGCGAGCACCTGCGTGA
- a CDS encoding heavy metal translocating P-type ATPase, translated as MTTTARPNLAVCPACVAAPTGEQVMQDGNVPMDAQIALSLPTIHCSACIAKIERGLNAHPLVQSARVNLTLKRAHIVADTAAETDDMVTLVQGLGYEAHELDLAVLSATEADKAGRDLLMRLAVAGFASMNVMLLSVAVWSGATDATRDLFHWISAGIALPAIAFSGQPFFRNAWAALSKRSLNMDVPISLAILLAIATSLWETALSGEHAYFDAALTLTFFLLAGRYLDHRTRAVARSAAEELTALEVPRALKLIDGKEQEVAVVDLTVGDLIRVRPGGRMPVDGVIVAGVSEIDRSLLTGETLPVFANEGQAVSTGEMNLTGPLTIKALAIGQDTSLHQMADLVAIAESGRSRYTSLADKAAKLYAPGVHILSALTFLGWYMFTWDLRTALNIAAAVLIITCPCALGLAVPAVTTAASGRLFRKGLLIKHETALERLAAVDTVVFDKTGTLTAGVPEVINASEIPHKSMTLAMGLAQGSSHPLAQAIARAGEVLGVEAATLTNMIETPGYGTTGQWNGKQVMLGRATWVGAHDCERTATFLKVGDAKPVAFTFSDRLREGAVEAVEALKASGKEVHLLSGDSAGPVSELAQRLGIEQFEAGVLPAEKVSYINDLSGNGAHVLMVGDGLNDTAALAAAHVSISPASALDAARVASDIVLLGNDLAPISGACETAKSATKRIRENFRIATLYNVIAVPLAVAGLATPLIAALAMSTSSITVSLNALRLR; from the coding sequence ATGACTACAACAGCACGTCCTAACCTTGCGGTCTGCCCAGCCTGTGTGGCCGCTCCTACGGGAGAACAGGTAATGCAGGACGGAAACGTGCCGATGGATGCACAGATTGCCTTGTCGTTGCCAACAATTCATTGTTCTGCCTGCATTGCCAAGATCGAACGAGGCTTGAACGCACATCCTTTGGTGCAATCAGCTCGGGTTAACCTGACGCTAAAGCGCGCCCATATCGTTGCAGATACTGCCGCCGAAACGGATGACATGGTTACGCTGGTACAGGGGCTAGGCTATGAGGCGCACGAGCTTGATTTGGCTGTTCTGAGCGCTACCGAGGCCGACAAAGCGGGGCGTGATTTATTGATGCGGCTGGCGGTGGCTGGCTTCGCCTCGATGAATGTGATGTTGTTGTCCGTCGCGGTATGGTCGGGCGCGACTGATGCGACCCGTGACCTGTTCCACTGGATTTCGGCCGGAATTGCCTTGCCTGCGATCGCTTTTTCCGGTCAGCCGTTTTTTCGCAATGCCTGGGCCGCGCTATCAAAGCGTAGTCTGAATATGGACGTGCCGATTTCATTGGCGATCTTACTGGCGATCGCAACATCACTGTGGGAGACCGCGCTCTCGGGCGAGCACGCCTATTTTGATGCGGCACTGACGCTCACGTTTTTCCTGCTGGCGGGACGGTACTTGGATCATCGCACACGTGCCGTGGCTCGATCCGCAGCAGAAGAGTTGACTGCGCTTGAAGTGCCGCGTGCGCTTAAGCTGATTGACGGAAAAGAGCAGGAGGTTGCTGTCGTGGACCTTACTGTTGGCGATTTGATCCGCGTGCGCCCGGGCGGACGTATGCCTGTCGATGGAGTGATTGTTGCTGGCGTATCTGAGATTGACCGCTCTTTGTTGACTGGAGAAACACTGCCGGTTTTTGCAAATGAAGGGCAGGCTGTATCGACCGGAGAGATGAACCTGACAGGGCCATTGACTATCAAGGCGCTGGCCATCGGACAGGACACTTCATTGCACCAGATGGCAGACTTGGTGGCCATCGCGGAATCTGGGCGCTCGCGTTATACATCGTTGGCGGATAAGGCGGCCAAGCTTTATGCGCCCGGTGTGCATATCCTGTCGGCGCTGACCTTTCTGGGGTGGTATATGTTTACGTGGGACTTGCGTACAGCGCTCAACATCGCTGCTGCTGTGCTGATCATCACTTGTCCCTGTGCCTTGGGACTGGCGGTGCCTGCCGTGACAACCGCGGCCTCGGGCCGACTGTTTCGCAAAGGGTTGTTGATCAAACATGAAACCGCATTGGAGCGGTTGGCGGCTGTGGACACGGTTGTCTTTGACAAGACTGGGACGTTGACGGCGGGGGTGCCGGAGGTGATAAATGCCTCTGAAATACCACATAAAAGCATGACGTTAGCTATGGGGTTGGCGCAAGGATCATCTCATCCTCTAGCTCAAGCTATTGCGCGCGCTGGAGAAGTTCTGGGTGTCGAGGCCGCGACGCTGACGAATATGATCGAAACGCCCGGTTACGGCACAACGGGGCAATGGAACGGCAAGCAGGTCATGCTTGGGCGTGCAACATGGGTCGGGGCGCATGACTGCGAAAGGACCGCTACGTTCTTGAAGGTCGGGGATGCTAAGCCGGTGGCATTTACGTTTAGTGACCGATTGAGAGAGGGCGCTGTGGAGGCTGTTGAGGCGTTGAAGGCTTCGGGGAAAGAGGTTCATTTGCTGTCGGGAGATAGTGCCGGGCCAGTTTCGGAGTTGGCCCAACGTTTGGGGATTGAGCAATTCGAAGCCGGTGTTTTGCCTGCTGAAAAGGTGAGCTATATCAACGATCTATCAGGCAATGGCGCGCATGTCCTTATGGTTGGCGATGGCTTGAATGACACTGCCGCGCTGGCAGCTGCACATGTGTCGATTTCACCAGCTTCGGCGCTGGATGCAGCGCGCGTGGCGTCAGATATTGTGCTGTTGGGCAATGACTTAGCCCCAATCTCGGGCGCTTGCGAAACGGCTAAGTCTGCCACCAAACGGATCAGGGAAAATTTTCGGATCGCGACGTTGTATAACGTCATTGCCGTCCCGCTGGCGGTGGCTGGTCTGGCAACGCCGTTGATAGCCGCGTTGGCGATGTCGACCAGTTCGATCACCGTGTCCCTGAATGCCCTGAGATTAAGGTAA